The following proteins come from a genomic window of Paenibacillus swuensis:
- a CDS encoding glycosyltransferase translates to MKPVPKVSIIVPMYNVERYLIACLETITAQTLHELEIILVNDGSPDRCGEIAERYAKEDQRITVIHKPNGGISTARNVGIRAASGEYIGFVDPDDWIRPQMFSKLYEAAIHSQADAAICAFYEWYEDSGQQIKVDYPFLKPAAEGETAVQEGVLLPLLSGQLHAFTWNKIYKTSILKSHDIQSPEDMPLMQDIVFNQNAVSYMSCVVYVDEPLYYFRRHSTSNTMKFRPDIFEALLRLMKEKELILDRLSLSQSSRLAVNEWFIRQTLKVIGMEYGKTNHLSYGERKTRIRRMMASEALQQALTFTSTGRNTFEDTLLYGIRTGNTTMVMIVSMIYNRLMSTGRSLKRSISVVKRSVTPQA, encoded by the coding sequence ATGAAACCTGTGCCCAAAGTCAGTATTATTGTTCCGATGTACAACGTTGAGCGTTATTTAATCGCATGTCTGGAAACCATCACGGCGCAGACGCTGCATGAGCTCGAAATTATTCTGGTCAACGACGGGTCGCCCGACCGGTGCGGAGAAATTGCGGAGCGTTACGCGAAGGAAGATCAACGTATTACGGTCATTCATAAACCCAACGGGGGTATCAGCACCGCGAGGAATGTCGGAATCCGTGCCGCAAGCGGAGAATACATCGGATTTGTCGATCCGGATGACTGGATCAGACCTCAGATGTTCTCCAAGTTATATGAAGCCGCGATTCATAGCCAAGCGGATGCCGCCATCTGCGCCTTTTATGAATGGTACGAGGATTCCGGGCAGCAGATCAAGGTGGATTACCCCTTTCTGAAGCCGGCAGCGGAGGGAGAAACAGCCGTTCAGGAGGGAGTATTGTTACCCCTTCTTTCGGGTCAGTTGCATGCCTTCACCTGGAACAAAATATACAAGACATCCATCCTGAAATCACATGACATTCAATCTCCCGAAGACATGCCTTTAATGCAAGACATTGTATTCAATCAGAACGCAGTGTCCTATATGAGCTGTGTCGTCTATGTTGATGAGCCCCTGTATTATTTTCGGCGTCATTCTACTTCAAACACGATGAAGTTCCGCCCGGATATATTTGAGGCCTTACTGCGGCTCATGAAAGAGAAAGAGCTGATTTTGGATCGACTAAGTTTATCGCAAAGTTCCCGGCTGGCGGTCAATGAATGGTTTATTCGGCAAACGTTAAAGGTTATCGGTATGGAATACGGGAAGACCAACCACTTATCTTATGGAGAACGCAAAACAAGAATAAGGCGAATGATGGCAAGTGAGGCTTTGCAACAGGCGCTTACCTTTACCTCCACCGGAAGAAATACATTCGAAGACACGTTGTTGTACGGTATTCGCACGGGGAACACGACGATGGTCATGATCGTGTCCATGATCTATAACAGGTTAATGAGCACGGGACGTTCCTTGAAAAGAAGCATCTCTGTCGTCAAACGGAGCGTAACGCCGCAAGCATAG
- a CDS encoding glycosyltransferase has translation MKKKLLFVTQYLHTGGAEKSLLTLLSDLDYDRYDADLLLFDHSGVLFPMVPPQVRILPPLFDTFTVPLSVAVPRLLRTGNIRVLAGKLLAPALAKFAKGKGVGLRWAVYRHSLRSTAFPYDAAISYLDFFSNYYVAEKVRAKRKILYNHMDYAFSELQGWPCPPLERSSFLIGDYIVSVAEPARATLESYYPEFTDKMRVIHNRISTSTVMRLAREEGYTDGFDGIRIATVARLGEEKGVRLALEACRILVEQGRSVRWYLIGNGLLRDELSRQAARYGIEEHFVLMGEKSNPYPYMAECDIYVQPSYTEAHCIAVEEALALHRPVVVTDIPSFQRQVVHGESGYRVQANAEAIAEGISHLCKSEALRSQLTEHLQAAGNRYPEEMDKFYALLEA, from the coding sequence ATGAAGAAAAAGCTGCTGTTTGTTACGCAATATCTGCATACCGGCGGAGCCGAGAAAAGTCTGTTGACCTTGCTGTCTGATTTGGACTATGACCGATATGACGCGGATCTGCTGTTGTTTGACCATAGCGGGGTTCTGTTCCCCATGGTTCCGCCGCAAGTCCGGATTCTTCCGCCTTTATTCGATACGTTTACGGTTCCTCTGTCCGTCGCGGTACCTCGATTGCTGCGTACAGGCAACATCCGTGTTCTGGCCGGAAAGTTACTTGCTCCCGCGCTTGCCAAGTTCGCTAAAGGCAAGGGAGTGGGCCTGCGTTGGGCGGTTTATCGCCATTCTCTGAGAAGTACAGCCTTTCCCTACGATGCCGCGATCAGCTATCTGGATTTCTTCAGTAACTATTACGTAGCGGAGAAAGTTCGCGCCAAGCGCAAAATTCTGTACAACCATATGGACTATGCGTTCAGCGAGCTTCAAGGGTGGCCATGTCCGCCGCTGGAGAGAAGCAGCTTTCTGATTGGAGATTACATTGTATCGGTCGCGGAACCGGCCCGGGCGACGCTGGAATCTTATTACCCCGAGTTTACGGACAAAATGCGTGTCATTCACAACCGAATTTCCACCAGTACTGTGATGCGGCTTGCGCGGGAGGAAGGCTACACCGACGGCTTTGACGGCATTCGAATCGCGACGGTTGCCCGGTTGGGGGAAGAGAAGGGTGTCCGGCTTGCTTTGGAAGCCTGCCGCATTCTCGTGGAACAAGGTAGGTCTGTTCGATGGTACCTGATCGGAAACGGACTGCTTCGTGATGAATTGAGCAGGCAAGCGGCCCGGTATGGAATTGAGGAGCATTTCGTGCTGATGGGCGAGAAGTCCAATCCGTATCCCTATATGGCCGAGTGTGACATTTATGTGCAGCCATCGTATACCGAAGCGCATTGTATCGCGGTAGAGGAAGCTTTAGCATTGCACCGCCCGGTAGTGGTAACGGACATCCCCTCGTTTCAAAGACAAGTGGTCCACGGGGAATCAGGTTATCGGGTGCAAGCAAACGCGGAGGCCATTGCGGAGGGGATATCACATCTTTGTAAGTCAGAAGCCTTGCGGTCACAGCTTACGGAACACCTCCAGGCGGCGGGTAACCGATACCCGGAAGAGATGGATAAATTTTATGCCCTGCTTGAAGCTTAA
- a CDS encoding glycosyltransferase family 32 protein, whose amino-acid sequence MLHEKHIPRVIHYCWFGRGEKTGKIARCMKSWQKHLGDYTLMEWNEDNFDLNTNRYVKEAYEARKYAFVSDYVRLHALYTHGGIYMDTDVEVLQPLDRFLTHEAFSGFEDEQFASSSLMGAAAGHPWIAELMEYYGDRPFHLADGAYDMTTNTAIITRSCAKHGFKENGVYQVLTNGVTFYPRTYFCPYDYINGANFITEQSYAIHHFAKSWLPLHVRVRGDIKRVVSRYLGPGWISKLRALVNSK is encoded by the coding sequence ATGTTGCATGAAAAGCACATTCCTCGCGTCATACATTATTGTTGGTTCGGTCGCGGGGAGAAGACGGGTAAAATTGCGCGATGCATGAAGAGCTGGCAAAAGCATTTGGGCGATTACACACTGATGGAGTGGAATGAAGATAATTTCGATCTGAACACGAACAGGTACGTTAAGGAAGCTTATGAAGCCCGCAAATACGCATTTGTCAGTGATTATGTAAGACTGCATGCGCTTTATACCCACGGAGGCATCTATATGGATACCGACGTGGAGGTGCTGCAGCCATTAGACCGCTTTCTGACGCATGAAGCCTTTTCAGGGTTCGAGGACGAGCAATTCGCTTCGTCCAGTTTAATGGGAGCTGCCGCGGGACATCCATGGATCGCCGAACTGATGGAGTATTATGGGGACAGACCGTTCCATCTAGCGGACGGTGCCTATGACATGACCACGAATACGGCCATTATTACAAGAAGCTGCGCCAAGCACGGATTTAAAGAAAATGGAGTATATCAGGTACTGACGAACGGGGTTACCTTTTATCCTCGAACGTACTTCTGTCCCTATGATTACATTAACGGCGCCAATTTTATAACGGAACAAAGCTATGCCATTCATCATTTCGCCAAATCCTGGCTGCCCCTTCATGTCCGGGTCCGCGGGGATATCAAAAGGGTGGTCAGTCGTTATCTGGGACCCGGTTGGATTTCTAAGTTACGCGCTCTGGTCAATTCCAAATGA
- a CDS encoding EpsG family protein, with amino-acid sequence MTMLWLNLSLAYGFSVVARYFSRPSAVVPYVKPQPLLVFCVMASLVIIAGLRNNIGDTFFYMHSYKQHFFTWQNIDYTGDFGFNLFQMLLQQLSKDPQLLVFTTALITNVIIVLVLYYYTRWFEISIFVYITGGMFLTSMNGIRQFMAAAILFAATKFLLEGSFKKYMFVVLLAATVHKTALILIPIYFMVRRKAWTWQTLVLLIAAIVIVAGFNQFSSILFAVIEDTQYGGYSTFQEGGANLIRVLVNAVPLLIAFWGRDTLAKAYVHSDIIVNMALLGFVFMLISTQNWIFARFSIYFGLYQLILISWIFQVFRDKDRKVVYYGIIICYFIYYFYECVISLGIEYKSDLLMLG; translated from the coding sequence ATGACGATGCTCTGGCTTAATTTATCCTTGGCTTACGGTTTCTCCGTGGTAGCCAGGTATTTCTCCAGACCGTCAGCCGTCGTGCCTTATGTAAAGCCTCAACCGTTACTGGTATTTTGCGTAATGGCGTCCTTGGTCATCATTGCGGGCTTGCGTAACAACATCGGGGACACCTTCTTCTATATGCATTCTTACAAACAGCACTTTTTTACATGGCAAAATATCGACTACACCGGTGATTTCGGGTTCAATCTCTTTCAGATGCTGCTCCAGCAATTGTCCAAGGATCCGCAGCTCCTTGTTTTCACCACCGCGTTAATCACCAACGTAATCATTGTTCTTGTTCTGTATTACTACACCCGATGGTTTGAAATCAGCATCTTCGTGTACATAACGGGCGGCATGTTCCTCACCTCCATGAACGGAATCCGCCAGTTTATGGCCGCGGCCATTCTGTTCGCCGCGACGAAATTCCTTTTGGAAGGAAGCTTCAAGAAGTACATGTTCGTCGTTCTGTTGGCGGCAACCGTGCATAAAACAGCGCTGATCCTCATTCCCATTTACTTTATGGTCCGTAGGAAAGCCTGGACTTGGCAAACGCTGGTGCTGCTGATTGCGGCGATCGTCATTGTTGCCGGTTTCAATCAATTTTCATCCATTCTGTTTGCGGTCATTGAGGATACCCAGTACGGCGGATACAGCACGTTCCAGGAAGGCGGGGCGAATCTGATTCGTGTTCTCGTGAATGCCGTTCCTTTGCTCATTGCGTTCTGGGGCAGGGATACATTGGCCAAAGCTTACGTCCATAGCGATATCATTGTCAACATGGCTTTGCTGGGCTTTGTGTTCATGCTGATTTCGACACAAAATTGGATTTTTGCCCGGTTCTCGATCTACTTTGGGCTGTATCAACTCATCCTGATCTCCTGGATTTTTCAAGTGTTCAGGGACAAGGACCGCAAAGTGGTGTATTACGGCATCATAATCTGCTATTTCATTTACTATTTCTATGAATGTGTCATTAGTTTGGGAATTGAGTATAAGAGCGATTTGCTGATGTTGGGCTGA
- a CDS encoding glycosyltransferase family A protein, translated as MIPLLTVFTPTYNRAYTLSKCYESLKRQSSRNFTWLIIDDGSEDNTRALVEEWIAEDTVPIRYVYQDNQGMHGAHNTAYALISTELNMCIDSDDYLADDAVEKVTSYWSLNGHNGVAGIVGLDAKPDGQLVGTAMPDHLKSSTLTALYAKHKVKGDKKLVYRSELTRQIPPYPLFPGEKYCPLSYKYILIDQQAPLLVMNEVLCYVEYMEDGSSLNMLKQYKRNPRGFSFFRKVAMIHAPSFKERLRESMHYVSSNLLIRNARFLHESPCKGTTLLALPLGIVLFVYILSTQRTALMKLPSRGTSA; from the coding sequence ATGATCCCCCTATTGACTGTATTTACACCCACGTATAACCGGGCCTACACGTTATCCAAGTGCTATGAGAGTCTGAAACGCCAGTCTTCAAGGAACTTTACATGGCTTATTATTGATGACGGTTCCGAAGATAACACCCGAGCGCTTGTGGAAGAGTGGATCGCGGAGGATACTGTTCCGATTCGTTACGTCTATCAGGACAATCAGGGGATGCACGGCGCGCACAACACAGCCTATGCTCTCATATCGACCGAATTAAATATGTGCATTGATTCGGATGATTATCTGGCGGATGACGCGGTGGAGAAGGTTACTTCCTATTGGAGTCTAAATGGTCATAACGGTGTTGCCGGGATTGTGGGACTGGATGCGAAGCCGGACGGTCAGCTCGTAGGCACGGCCATGCCGGACCATCTGAAATCATCTACGCTGACGGCGCTGTACGCGAAACACAAAGTGAAAGGCGACAAGAAGCTGGTCTACCGCTCAGAGCTGACGCGGCAAATCCCACCTTATCCCCTGTTCCCCGGCGAGAAGTATTGTCCGCTGAGCTACAAATATATTCTCATTGATCAACAGGCGCCGTTACTCGTTATGAACGAAGTGCTGTGCTATGTGGAATATATGGAAGACGGCTCAAGCCTGAATATGCTGAAACAATATAAGCGCAATCCCAGAGGATTTTCCTTCTTCCGGAAAGTGGCGATGATCCATGCGCCGTCCTTTAAGGAGCGCTTGCGGGAATCCATGCATTACGTGTCCAGCAATTTGCTTATCCGGAATGCTCGCTTCCTGCACGAGTCGCCTTGTAAGGGTACGACCTTGCTCGCCCTCCCGCTTGGGATCGTATTGTTTGTGTATATCCTGAGTACGCAGCGGACGGCGCTAATGAAACTTCCCTCCAGAGGAACATCCGCATGA
- a CDS encoding glycosyltransferase family 1 protein, producing the protein MPIRVLQVVTVMNRGGLETMLMNYYRQTDRGQIQFDFMVHRMERGHYDDEIEALGGRIYRMPHIRPGHYRSYFGKLDDFFKAHPEYRVVHAHINENSSFVLGAAHRAGIPCRIAHSHLSDLGIDIKLPFRLYARMAMKDHPTRYFACSRNAGTWLFGKEREVTVLNNAVDAKEFKRDEAVRSAVREELGLVGKRVIGHIGRFNKQKNHEFLIEIMNAAVKQDPNVILLLVGEGHLRQSIEDKVSNLGIGDHVRFLGMREDIPRLLQSFDLFLFPSLFEGLPVVLIEAQAAGLNCLISDTITQECNITGRVTFADLKQPARHWASLLSNMSTEYADTSALLSSRGYDTATMAAWLGNVYLEESREPVHS; encoded by the coding sequence GTGCCGATACGTGTACTGCAAGTAGTTACCGTCATGAACCGGGGCGGGTTGGAGACGATGCTGATGAATTATTACCGTCAAACGGACCGCGGGCAGATTCAGTTTGACTTTATGGTGCATCGTATGGAGCGGGGGCATTACGACGATGAAATTGAAGCTCTGGGCGGCCGCATCTACCGTATGCCGCACATTCGACCTGGTCATTATCGCAGCTACTTCGGCAAGCTTGATGATTTCTTTAAGGCCCATCCCGAATATAGGGTTGTGCATGCCCACATCAATGAAAACAGCAGCTTTGTGTTGGGAGCCGCTCATCGTGCGGGAATTCCTTGCCGGATTGCGCACAGTCACTTAAGCGACCTTGGCATCGACATCAAGCTGCCTTTCCGCCTTTACGCCAGGATGGCCATGAAGGACCATCCTACCCGATATTTCGCATGCTCCCGCAATGCGGGTACTTGGCTGTTCGGCAAGGAGCGGGAAGTGACTGTGCTTAACAACGCGGTTGACGCGAAGGAGTTTAAGCGGGACGAAGCGGTAAGAAGCGCCGTGCGAGAAGAGCTGGGACTTGTGGGGAAGCGCGTCATCGGACATATCGGCCGATTCAATAAACAGAAGAACCACGAATTCCTAATAGAAATCATGAATGCGGCGGTGAAGCAGGACCCGAATGTCATCCTGCTCCTGGTTGGTGAAGGCCACCTTCGACAGAGCATCGAAGACAAAGTGTCGAACCTGGGAATCGGTGATCATGTCCGTTTTCTGGGGATGCGCGAAGATATACCGAGATTGCTTCAAAGCTTTGACTTGTTCTTGTTCCCGTCCTTATTCGAAGGTCTTCCAGTTGTCTTAATCGAGGCGCAGGCCGCGGGATTGAATTGCCTCATTTCCGATACGATCACACAGGAATGTAATATTACGGGGCGCGTGACTTTCGCTGACCTGAAACAACCTGCCAGGCATTGGGCAAGCTTGCTGAGCAACATGTCAACCGAATACGCGGATACATCCGCCTTGCTGAGTTCCCGCGGTTATGACACGGCTACGATGGCGGCATGGTTAGGAAATGTTTATCTGGAGGAGTCGCGTGAACCCGTACATAGTTGA
- a CDS encoding glycosyltransferase family 2 protein, which yields MHPKLSIIMPIYNMEAYLRRSLDSLLEQSFTDFEIIAVNDGSTDSSGSILDAYAAKDARLILCNRDNGGVSSARNAGLAMARGEFIGFVDPDDWVNLHMYEELVHTADSEEADIVMCTYIREFGSHAKAKPFPLPERVAYRNEEVHEHVLRRLVGPAGPEVAQPEMLDAWGTVWTKLYRGDLLRRHRLQFTDLQLIGSNEDTLFNIQAVYYSRSFIFLNKPLYHYWRANTSSVTSSYNPQLSKQFKSLYQAIENFLGEKELGQEYVLALHNRIGMNTLGLGLNTVNRGNHASSLAKIKDLGALLKDAQMKRSLQQFELAHCPVVWKTFFWFAKHKFAFGLYFMLTAADRLRTRAR from the coding sequence ATGCATCCGAAGCTGAGTATCATCATGCCTATCTATAATATGGAGGCTTATCTCAGGCGGAGCTTGGACAGCCTGCTCGAACAAAGCTTCACGGACTTTGAAATTATAGCTGTGAATGACGGCTCAACCGACAGCAGCGGCAGCATTCTTGATGCGTATGCGGCGAAAGACGCCAGACTCATCCTGTGCAACCGGGACAACGGAGGCGTTTCCTCCGCGAGAAATGCCGGCTTGGCAATGGCCCGGGGCGAATTCATCGGATTTGTGGATCCGGATGATTGGGTCAATCTTCACATGTATGAGGAGTTGGTTCATACCGCTGACAGCGAGGAAGCCGATATCGTCATGTGTACGTACATACGCGAATTCGGCAGCCATGCTAAAGCGAAGCCGTTCCCGCTACCGGAACGAGTCGCTTACCGCAACGAAGAAGTGCATGAGCATGTGCTTAGGCGGCTGGTAGGGCCGGCGGGACCTGAAGTGGCTCAGCCGGAGATGCTGGATGCCTGGGGAACGGTATGGACGAAGCTGTATCGGGGGGACCTCCTCCGCAGGCACCGGCTGCAATTCACGGATTTACAGCTCATCGGCAGCAATGAAGATACGTTGTTTAATATCCAGGCCGTGTATTATTCCCGGTCATTCATCTTTCTCAACAAGCCTTTATATCACTACTGGCGCGCCAATACCAGTTCTGTTACCTCATCTTATAATCCGCAGCTAAGCAAGCAATTCAAATCGTTGTACCAGGCCATTGAAAATTTCTTGGGGGAAAAGGAACTGGGACAGGAATATGTTCTGGCTCTTCATAACCGAATCGGGATGAACACACTGGGTTTGGGACTGAACACCGTCAACAGAGGAAATCATGCTTCCAGCTTGGCCAAAATAAAAGATCTCGGCGCTCTGCTGAAGGATGCCCAAATGAAAAGGTCTCTCCAACAATTCGAACTGGCGCATTGCCCGGTTGTTTGGAAGACGTTTTTTTGGTTTGCCAAGCATAAATTCGCGTTTGGATTATACTTCATGCTGACGGCCGCGGACCGGCTAAGGACCCGGGCCAGATAG
- a CDS encoding glycosyltransferase family 4 protein encodes MKKKVLFCANIHLHFKGFHLPVFQWFQEQGWEVHAAANGKLELPYTDQVFEIPVQRSPFRLENVSAYHELLKLINQHEYDIIHCHTPMGGMLARLAAGKARKKGAKVIYTAHGFHFYKGAPKLNWLLYYPIERMLAHRTDCLITINSEDYQLALDRKLGAGRVVHVHGVGVDTERFKPAEDSYKQELRNQHGFAPDDFLFFYAAEFNANKNQQLLIQALAYIKQKVPGGRLLLAGEGPLLEHCRALAAEMQIADRVHFLGYRQDIASLLQMCDVAVGASYREGLPVNIMEAMACGLPVIATANRGHTELVADEANGFIVPLNDPWNFAVRMIRLNHAEPLRKRMAAESLRRVQTYSSLQVRQQLSEIYNVYIEEETHASEAEYHHAYL; translated from the coding sequence GTGAAGAAGAAAGTATTATTTTGCGCCAATATCCATTTGCACTTTAAAGGCTTTCATCTGCCGGTCTTCCAATGGTTTCAAGAGCAGGGGTGGGAAGTTCACGCCGCGGCCAACGGGAAGTTGGAGCTTCCGTATACGGATCAGGTGTTTGAAATTCCAGTACAACGTTCTCCGTTCCGACTGGAAAATGTATCGGCCTATCACGAACTCCTTAAGCTGATTAACCAGCATGAATATGATATCATCCATTGTCATACGCCGATGGGCGGGATGCTGGCAAGACTGGCTGCCGGGAAGGCGAGAAAGAAAGGCGCCAAAGTCATTTACACCGCGCACGGGTTTCATTTCTACAAAGGTGCGCCGAAGCTGAACTGGTTGCTTTATTATCCGATCGAACGAATGCTGGCTCACCGTACCGACTGCCTGATTACGATTAATTCAGAGGATTATCAACTGGCACTGGATCGTAAGTTAGGCGCCGGAAGAGTGGTACATGTGCATGGTGTGGGGGTGGATACCGAAAGGTTTAAACCGGCAGAGGACAGCTACAAGCAGGAATTAAGAAATCAGCACGGCTTCGCGCCGGACGATTTCTTGTTTTTTTATGCGGCGGAATTTAACGCCAACAAGAATCAGCAGCTTCTTATACAGGCACTTGCCTATATTAAGCAGAAAGTGCCGGGGGGCAGATTGCTGCTGGCAGGGGAAGGGCCGTTGCTGGAGCATTGCCGTGCCTTAGCCGCGGAAATGCAGATCGCGGATCGAGTGCACTTTCTCGGCTATCGCCAGGATATAGCATCGCTATTGCAAATGTGCGATGTTGCTGTCGGCGCGAGCTACAGGGAAGGCCTTCCCGTTAATATCATGGAGGCGATGGCGTGCGGGTTGCCGGTCATTGCCACCGCGAACCGGGGGCATACCGAGTTGGTTGCGGACGAAGCGAACGGCTTCATTGTTCCGTTGAATGATCCTTGGAACTTCGCGGTTCGGATGATCCGGCTGAATCATGCGGAGCCGTTGCGGAAGCGAATGGCCGCGGAGAGTTTGCGACGTGTTCAGACCTACTCCTCCCTCCAGGTTCGGCAGCAACTCAGTGAGATCTACAACGTGTACATTGAGGAGGAAACACATGCATCCGAAGCTGAGTATCATCATGCCTATCTATAA
- a CDS encoding polysaccharide biosynthesis protein, giving the protein MTYRQRFSFLIVLDSVIVLTAIFFSRFLLSASFNVFTTPVVVSSLILLLSHHCYSLRYKLYKKAWEYASIGELITIMKAVSFSILTAGVAQQMWLEDIHFRLLTVTWMLHVMLIGGSRFYRRVFGDAQAPKAPMMPNKKRTLVIGAGSAGTMVARQLINNNESELLPVAFIDDNVKKHKLDILGIPVVGGVSQIERIAAELFIDNIVIAIPSLRRKEIYTIYQECAKTKAKTQIIPMLEDLAMGRISVNQFQDVRVEDLLGREPVELDMGSITDYLTDRTVLVTGAGGSIGSEICRQISRFNPRQLILLGHGENSIYAIELDLLKQFRHASIEFITEIADIQDAAKMISVMHKYRPDVVYHAAAHKHVPLMERNPEEALKNNIQGTLNVGRAASISGVQTFVMISTDKAVNPTSVMGATKRLAEMMIQHLDEGSATKFVAVRFGNVLGSRGSVIPLFKQQIEAGGPVTVTHPDMIRYFMTIPEASKLVIQAGAFAQGGEIFVLDMGEPMKIVDLARNLIRLSGNSVEEIGIDFTGIRPGEKLFEELLKDDEAHEMQVHPKIYVGKKMAVPANDILDLVQHYELYDKAELRQKLLELANDRVMEARVALSV; this is encoded by the coding sequence TTGACGTATCGGCAAAGATTCTCGTTCTTGATTGTGTTGGATTCCGTCATTGTGCTGACGGCTATTTTTTTTAGCCGGTTTCTGCTGAGCGCCAGCTTTAATGTTTTTACGACACCTGTGGTCGTAAGCTCGCTCATCCTCCTCCTTAGTCATCATTGTTATTCCCTGCGATACAAATTGTATAAGAAAGCATGGGAGTACGCCTCCATCGGGGAACTGATAACCATTATGAAAGCCGTATCTTTCTCCATTCTGACGGCGGGTGTGGCCCAACAAATGTGGTTGGAGGATATCCACTTTCGTCTGCTTACGGTAACGTGGATGCTTCATGTGATGCTGATTGGAGGTTCACGCTTCTATCGGCGGGTGTTCGGGGATGCGCAGGCGCCAAAAGCGCCGATGATGCCCAACAAGAAACGAACGTTGGTAATCGGAGCCGGATCGGCCGGAACGATGGTTGCAAGACAACTGATCAACAACAACGAATCCGAGCTGCTACCGGTCGCCTTTATTGATGACAATGTCAAAAAGCATAAGCTCGATATTCTGGGCATACCGGTCGTCGGAGGCGTGAGCCAGATTGAACGGATCGCAGCGGAACTGTTTATCGATAATATCGTTATTGCCATCCCTTCGCTTCGCCGAAAGGAGATTTACACCATTTATCAGGAGTGCGCCAAGACGAAGGCCAAGACGCAGATTATTCCTATGCTTGAAGATTTGGCCATGGGAAGAATATCGGTTAATCAATTTCAGGATGTGCGTGTGGAAGATCTGTTGGGCAGAGAGCCTGTGGAACTGGATATGGGCAGCATTACCGATTATCTCACAGACCGGACCGTACTGGTAACTGGGGCCGGCGGCTCCATCGGATCTGAAATCTGCCGGCAGATTTCCCGGTTTAATCCGCGGCAATTGATTCTGCTCGGACACGGCGAGAATTCAATTTATGCGATTGAACTGGATCTGTTAAAGCAGTTCCGGCATGCATCTATAGAATTTATCACGGAAATCGCCGACATCCAGGATGCCGCGAAGATGATTTCGGTGATGCATAAATATCGTCCCGATGTGGTCTATCATGCCGCCGCGCATAAACATGTTCCCCTCATGGAACGAAACCCCGAGGAAGCCCTTAAGAATAATATCCAGGGCACGTTGAACGTGGGACGCGCGGCGAGTATAAGCGGTGTGCAGACGTTTGTGATGATCTCTACAGACAAAGCGGTTAATCCCACAAGCGTGATGGGCGCGACGAAACGTTTGGCGGAAATGATGATCCAGCATCTGGACGAAGGCAGCGCGACGAAATTTGTGGCGGTTCGCTTTGGCAATGTGTTAGGGAGTCGGGGAAGTGTTATTCCTCTGTTTAAACAGCAGATCGAGGCAGGCGGGCCCGTTACCGTGACCCACCCGGATATGATCCGGTACTTCATGACCATTCCGGAAGCTTCCAAGCTGGTCATCCAGGCCGGCGCGTTCGCGCAAGGCGGCGAGATCTTCGTACTGGACATGGGAGAACCGATGAAGATTGTGGATCTGGCTCGCAATCTGATTCGTCTGTCCGGCAATTCGGTGGAAGAGATCGGGATCGATTTCACCGGAATCCGTCCCGGGGAGAAGTTGTTCGAGGAACTGCTCAAGGATGACGAAGCCCACGAAATGCAGGTTCACCCCAAGATTTATGTAGGCAAGAAGATGGCGGTCCCCGCAAACGACATTCTGGACCTAGTCCAACATTACGAACTCTATGACAAAGCGGAGCTTCGGCAGAAACTGTTGGAATTAGCCAACGACCGTGTGATGGAAGCGCGTGTCGCCCTATCTGTTTAA